CCCGACCCCGTGCCGCAAGCCCTCGTGCTCACGGGCATCGTCGTCATGGCGGCCGTCACGGGCATCGCCATCGTGCTGGCGCGACGGGTCGAGCAGCTCGACGACGACCTCGAGGAGGTCGAGCAGTGATGTCGGCCGCAGCCCTCGTGCTCGCGCCCGTCTTTCTGCCCCTCGCGGTCGGCGCGCTGTCGGCCGTGCTGCCTCGGCGAGCGGCGGCGACGCTGACGGTCATCGCGGCCGCCGCCACGCTGATGTTCGCCGTGTTGCTGGGCATCGCCGTGCTCGACGCGGGCCCCGTGCGGCTGGAGGTGGCTGGCTGGGCGCCGCCCGTCGGAATCCTTCTCGCCGCGGACGGGCTCTCGGTCGTCATGATCGGCCTGTCGGCAACCGCGGTGCTGGCTGCTGCGCTCGTTGCCGCCGCCGACGACCACTTCGCGGGAGGGCACGCGTTCTGGCCGCTCGTTGGTGCGGCGGCCGCGGCCGTCAACGGCGTCTTTGTCACGCGCGACGTGTTCACCGCCTTCGTGCTGTTGGAGCTGTTGACCATCGCATCCGTCGCGCTTGTCGCCCTGGGGGGAGCGCGATCGGCCGCAGCCGCCCTGCGCTACCTCTTCGTTGCCGTGACCGGCTCGCTGTTCTTCCTGCTCGCGGTCGCCCTCACGTACGGGCACACCGGCACCGTCGACCTGGCGCAGGCCGCCGAGCGCGCCGATGACACCGTCATCGTCGGGGCGATCATCGCGCTCACCGTGGTTGGCATGGCCGCGAAGACGGCGCTGTTCCCGTTGCACTCGTGGCTGCCGGCCGCCCACCCCGCTGCCCCGACGGCGGTCAGTGCGCTGCTCTCGGCGCTCGTGATCAAGGCGTCGATTGTGATCCTGTGGCGCATCGTCGAGTACTTCGGCCCGCTCACCGACCTCGCCGCTCCGCTCGCGACCGCCGTGGGCGTAGCGGGCGCCGCCGCCGTGCTGTGGGGCGGGGTGCTCGCGCTGCGACGCGACCGCCTGAAGTCGATCATCGCCTACTCGACGGTCGCCCAAGTCGGGTACATGGTGCTGCTGGTGCCGCTCGTGTTCACCGCGAGCGACCCGCAAGTGGCCTGGATCGGCGGCATTCTGATCACTCTGGCTCACGGCGTCGCGAAGGCCGCCATGTTCCTCGCCGCCGGAGCGCTCGCCGCCGCGGCCGGCACCGGTCGGCTCGACGGGCTCGAGGGCACCATCAGCCGCATGCCGTGGACGGTCGCCGCGATCGGGCTCGCCGGCGTCAGCCTCGCGGGGCTTCCGCCCACGCTCGGCTTCGTCGGCAAATGGATGCTCGTGCAAGCCTCGCTCGACGCGGGCGCCTGGTGGTGGCTGGCTCTGCTCCTCGGCGGCGGGCTGCTGACCTTCGCCTACACGGCGCGCATGCTGCGAGCCACCTTCAACCCGCCCGGTGACTTCTCGGGCGCCCGCGAGCTCACCCGGCCCGCGCGCACCGTGGCCATCGTGCCGCTGGCGCTCGCCGCCCTGTCGGTGGTGCTCGGTCTCATTCCGTGGCTGCTCATTGATGTTCTGAGTGCTGCGCCGATGGGAGGTGGCGCATGAACGATGACACGGTTACCGTGATGAGCGCGCTGCCGGTCGTGCTTCTGCTGACGTCGCTCGTGCCGGCGATGCTGATCTTCGCG
The sequence above is a segment of the Microcella alkaliphila genome. Coding sequences within it:
- a CDS encoding complex I subunit 5 family protein — encoded protein: MSAAALVLAPVFLPLAVGALSAVLPRRAAATLTVIAAAATLMFAVLLGIAVLDAGPVRLEVAGWAPPVGILLAADGLSVVMIGLSATAVLAAALVAAADDHFAGGHAFWPLVGAAAAAVNGVFVTRDVFTAFVLLELLTIASVALVALGGARSAAAALRYLFVAVTGSLFFLLAVALTYGHTGTVDLAQAAERADDTVIVGAIIALTVVGMAAKTALFPLHSWLPAAHPAAPTAVSALLSALVIKASIVILWRIVEYFGPLTDLAAPLATAVGVAGAAAVLWGGVLALRRDRLKSIIAYSTVAQVGYMVLLVPLVFTASDPQVAWIGGILITLAHGVAKAAMFLAAGALAAAAGTGRLDGLEGTISRMPWTVAAIGLAGVSLAGLPPTLGFVGKWMLVQASLDAGAWWWLALLLGGGLLTFAYTARMLRATFNPPGDFSGARELTRPARTVAIVPLALAALSVVLGLIPWLLIDVLSAAPMGGGA